caataattaaatatgtagcaaccaaaatttccataatatattaactatataagtgtataattaaatatttataaaatatataaacataccagatatatataattaatattgaaattacaaaaataattaatatttaactcACAGACTGATCGACCCGATTGCAGCTGGTCTAGCTGGAAGGAGAAGAAAGGCTAGCCGGTACAGATTTTTTAGATAGATACACTGACCTCTATCAAATTTActgacataattaattaattaattaattaaaatcaaagaagtaagaataattttttaagatcttgccaaaatttcgacagagtttcCCCCATAACTAGAACTAACCatcttgcaagaaaatgcaacatcaacaatacaTAGGGCCTCAGACccacaataataattataatgccTATCTGGGGCCTACAAGGATCATAATTTAGGTCAAATCCTCCAAACTCCAACTCGGATCCCTAATTTTTTTATAGtccaaatatttatttttagccctttaaaaattataaaaatattattagagGTCCTCACATCGTCCTTATATTAATTAAAGtcattttactaaaattttctaAGTCAGGAATATCTTACAGATTTAATCGGTTAGTTTAAATAAATGACAAACTATACAATTTAAGTTAGGGACTTCATTTACAAATTCTGATGCCTGGAACGCGTCTGGAACGTTTGAAAATGTTAAGAATGACTGTAAACATGACCTCTTTCCGGAACAGCTCGTCGGACACTTAGACCAGGCTGAAAACTCTATCTTGAGTGCCTGTGAGCTATCACCGATCCGATTGTATCTAAACGAATTatataaattgttaataattatcatataattatatttaatttagggGCATAGAAAAGGGTAAAAAATCTCACTAAGCGATTTGAACCATTTGTTGGCGTCTAATTGGAGCGAGGTCAATCCCATCTCGAAAGTTTAGTCATGCTGAGTTAATCGGTGGTCTCCGATTATCAATCCTATGGTCGGATCGTTGGAAATCTGATAAGAAAAACTAAAAAAAACTCATTTCTCTCTCATTTGTTCTCTTTCTTCTGACCACCAAATCAAGCTCCGTTGGTTGGAAAAGAAAGATGGCCATAAAATATATAAACATACcagatatatataattaatactgaaattacaaaaataatcaatatttaactCACAAACTGATCGATCCAATTGCAGCTGGTATAGCTGGAAGGAGAAGAAAGGCTAGCCAGTACAGATTTTTTAGATAGACACACTGACCTCTATCAAATTTActgacataattaattaattaattaaaatcaaagaagtaagaataattttttaagatattgccaaaattttggcagagtttccCCCATAACTAGAACTAACCatcttgcaagaaaatgcaacatcaacaatacaTAGGGCCTCAGACccacaataataattataatgccTATCTGAAGCCTACAAGGATCCTAATTTAGGTCAAATCCTCCAAACTCCAACTCGGATCCCTAATTTTTTTATAGTCCAAATATTTATTTCTagcactttaaaaattataaaaatattattagagGTCCTCACATCATCCTTATATTAATTAAAgtcattttactaaatttttctaagTCAGGAATATCTTACAGATTTAATCGGTTAATGACAAACTATACAATTTGAGTTAGGGACTTCATTTACAAATTCTGATGCCTGGAACGCATCCGGAACGTTTGAAAATGTTAAAAATGACTGTAAACATGACCTCTTTCCGGAACAGCTCATCGGACACTTAGACCAGGCTGAAAACTCGATCTTGAGTGCCTGTAAGCTATCACCGATCCTATTGTATCTAAACGAAGTatataaattgttaataattatcatataattatatttaatttagggGCATCGAAAATGGTTAAAAATCTCACTAAGCGATCTGAACCATTTATTGGCGTCTAATTGGAGCGAGGTCAATCCCATCTCGAAAGTTTAGTCATGCTGAGTTAATTAATGGTCTTCGATTATCAATCCTATGGTTGGATCATTAGAAATCTAATCAGAAAAACTTAAAAAAACTCATTTCTCTCTCCTTTGTTTTCTTTCTTCTGACCACCAAATCAAGCTCCGTTGGTTGGAAAAGAAAGATGGCCATGAGAGGAAGCCGTTGCCATTGGAATCACGTCCATCCAATGTCGAACGGCACCAAAACTAGTGCCTAAAGTTAGCTACcacgtctctctctctctctcttttccatTTTCACACTGCTGCTGCATTTCTGGCCGTCTATTAAGGCTGCTAGAGGGTCACGGGTCACTATGGGTTTAGTCTAGGTGGCTCGCAGGTAGTGATGGTAGTTGGCAGAGCAAAAACGGAGAGAGAAATGGAGTTAATAGGAAAAAAAAACAAAGGGGGGAGGAGATATTGTTTCGAAATtcgctttctctctctctcttcttttttttttaagtttttgtcAAATCTGCCGGTGTACTGCATATATACTGTTTAAGGCACACTTTTCCTGCATAACAAATTTCAAGGCACACTTTTACActtcttcttttaattttattatttaattatttaataatattaaaataagttTGATAGACAAATATCCTAAAtactttattaataaataaaaaattataatttcaaagtaattacaataaaattatcatttattttttatatagatttaaattaacaatatttaaataataatattagtaataatcaaattaataactaaattaaacttagaactaaaattaacaataatgaaataatatactttattactttatttaatattaatctttaaaaccaatcatttaaattaaaattgaatctattaaataattcataaaatatatttaaaataaactaacatcaatatatatatatatattagaaaattatatattagttatataatattaaaataatatttatatatcatcaaaattttataaaatttatattttgaaattcAAGTTATTACATTATATTTTGAGAAATTTCAAAGAATCTAAACCACATAGTAGAATtgctcaaattaaaaaaaaaactacaaaattccaaaaaaaaatttaattttccaATAAATTACATATTTCAACCAACAAAAACATAAACGTATTTGTAAAACATCTGAAAAACATTAATCTCAGACTTAATTTATTGAAagcaaaattatatatatgtgtgtgtgcaaTTTTTTAAGCTACTTCTTGGATGAACCAAAAGAAAAGATTGTAACTATCAAATTTGTGCATGGCAGTCCAAATTTTAATTTAGGAGAGATTTTGGGAAACAATTGAAATTGCTATCATCCATTGGCAATGTTGTCACCGCCTTCGGAAACCTCTTCTATTGTTGCCATTTTATCTTCCATTGTTCCTACTTAACCTCCCTCACCATCGCACACTAATTCGATTGCTTTGCCTCTGCCATCGAAAACCAAATCCATTGATTCAACTCTGCCTGAGACTAACTAAACCTATGTTTAGCATCCACCATCGTCGAATTCTACAAATGGCTCAATGTCATCAAGTTTACTATAGCCATCGAATGTCTAAGGGGGCACTTGTGAGGGCTCTGTCAATAACAGTGTTCATTGGTATGCGCATTTTCTTCATTTGTTACATGAGGAAGAAAAATGAGACACTTAATTTTAGATGTTTTTTCCATGGCCAGCTTCCAACAATTATAATGAAATCATAAATGCGAATTACGTGTGGTTAGAAGACGAACAGTTTCTACGACAACAAAGAAATCAGGATCGTCGGATGAGAGTAGCGTGGATTCGGGCAGAAGAAAGTAGCTGGTAGGAAATGGAGGGAGAGCAAATATGATCCAGTAGTTTAAAGGTCAGACGTGTCAGAAAGCGGATGGGATTGAGCGTGACCACTGACCCTTGAGTTCAGTGTTGGGTAGTGGTACGGATCTGGTGCAGGTGGGTCCAGGGTAATGGAAGGATTATGATTGGAGGTTTGGAGTCTTCCAGTACTTTCTCCCATGAAAAACCTGTCTGTTTTCTACAGATCCAATGGATGTGGGCTCAAATCTAGTGGGCTGGGCTACATATGTGGAAaacattatttaatataatattttattttaaatagaatattatttcataaattagagAGTCCTATTAATAAGAAATTCAATCACTCTTATAgtctcatttttctttaattattataatataaattaattttcaccttagtattaagattttattttatttattaaagaaGTCAAGCCTTCATTGATGAATAGATGGCTGCTCACTAAAAATAACAAATGATGAGAGGCAGAACCTCTTTTTTGACTCTTCCTGCAGGATTCATGGAACTTgtgaaaatttcaagtcattctttcCATTCCCATCATTTATGTGTttgttatttataaaattaattttaggttCATATTTTTTGAACACGTTTGAAACAAAATTGAggttaaagaaaaaattaaataatttataagaaaAATGACGTTCTGTTTTAGAAAAggaatcatttttatttttaaattttaataattttatgaaaaagtgaaaattaccaatttaacattataatatttttatgaaaaatatttttttaaaaattatttttcatataaaaattatttctcacaaaataaatgaaatcttattatttaaattttattacataaaaattaatttggaatgattattttttattaataattttagtaaaaatatttcctttgaaataaaaataaaatagatataaactaaaaaaaattaaataaataattatttgatgATTAAACAGATATTCGGCAGACTCAATTTAGTTAAACTGAATCGAACACTCTTCTAGCTTGTCTTTCATTTGGTCCAATATTTACTTAGAGCCTGTTTagattaactgttgaatacaattgatagctgttactgttagctgatagctgttactgttagctgataactgttttatattaagtgtttggtaaaattataattagctgttgctgttaatatgtgaaatgactaataaaggtatatatcatataatttatttaattatttaaataaatataaaattataaatttattacattatattatttattttattattaaattaaatatataattattaaattaatatattatattatttaaataaatatataattattaatcttttatattatattattttattattgaaataagaaaataattattttttaagataattaaataattttaaaaatataaataaaattataaaataattattattgttaatagaaaattttataattaattttaagattttggatataaataaatattttatattttatgttattaataaaaaatattttaacaaagttaaaatacgttaattaaaatgttaaaattataaataaaaaaataaaaatattaataatattaatttttaagttaaataaaaaaataatatgatcaaaataaaaaataaaatcaaatcagctatcagctgatgagaaataaatttctaaaaataGAAATGATACAAATCAAATTGATGAAAGATCATATCGCTTATCCTTCACTACtgctttatttttttaagtttgtCAAACACCataatttatctatttaaatatCTATCAGCTATCAACTACACTCAACAGATAAATCAAACATACTCTTACACGTTAATGATTGCCATTACCAAAATGTCCCTCTTCTCTTTAGCTTTCCACTTTGAAATATTCTGCCATTTTGTTTTCAAATTTGAATCCATTCAACGTTTGTTTTGTTGTCTGTGTTGGACCATCGTTTGTATGAAAAAAAATTGGACCATCAACATGATCCATCATTAAGCTGAATATtatcatttaaaatttaattaaatttaatcaatatcaataattatattattatttagccATCACAATTATAATTagcaaattttttttaaaaaaatatatctaaatttgcacaaaatttttatattttaacttaacctagaattatttttttaatgggaAGAACTTGACTTAGACTTACTgttgtaaaaaatttaaatttatatgagaataaataaatatttatattttaatttatgtatttattatatatatgttaaatatttttttataaattacactATAAATATATTTGACATAGTTatttttttgaagaaaaaaaaatggtgaatattaaaaaaaaaaaagaaaagaaaggaagaaagcagCCCAACACATGTCCTCTCTGCTCTTCAAAAGGATCACACTCCCAGCAGTCAACTGGTCCCAGTTCCTGTTCTCCTTGTTCGCTCGCATGATCCAATCTTAAACTATAAATCAACTaaacaacaatttttttttaaacgtctgctctctctctctctctctctctctctctctctctctctgatctGATCATGGCCCATTCGGCAGCAGTCTCGCAGGTCAAGCCCATGCCTTAAACTCTCTGATTTTGTCGAAAGTTACTTTCTGTTTGGTTGAAGGGAAATGATTTTAATGATTATGTGTTTGTTACCCTTTACTTCCTTTCCTTGCAACCATAGCTAGTTGTGTTTGGAACCCACTTGGCTGATTACGTATTGGAGATTGATTCTTAATAATGTTGATTTTTTTGCAGGTTTCTTTTGCTGCTCCTGTTGGAAGCAATTCCACTCTGCGAAGAGCGGTTCTCAAGGTAATTAGTTCATTTGATCATAGTTGGAAGATTTGGGTTGTGATACTCATTTCAATTTTTCCTCCTTCAGCAACAGCAATTGCTATTTGTTTTTTCCATAGGaaattttttttgtttgaacTTTGAACTGCGATGAAAGTTGGAACCTTTGCCTTTTAATAATGtaatcaaatgattcaaaatttggACTTGTAAGCTTGACTGGACCCACTATTGCAAGTACCAGAACTTATTGTtcgtgttgatttttttttttaattttaatctttaGTACCGATGCCCGTATCACCATGTCACATTTCATGCTTCCCTCATGTTGATAGGGTCTAATGTCCTGCACTAAACTGTAGTTTATGCGTTGAATGTTCATATATTCCTTACATATGAGTCTTTGAAATAGTTTGATGGTTGCTGTTAGAGACAGTAAATCAAGTTTGTAGGTTGCTGCTTTGATTTAATGCTAGCTGCATTCCAAATTCTAAGATGTGTGTTGCCTTGATCCTGAAATGGAATGAAGCTGGAATTCTAGAAAAGAACTCCACTCTATGCTGTTGTTTTGTATGTAAGGAAAAGGATCCAACACCTTGATTAGGTGCAAATGAAATCATTCaagtataattttttaaaactaCTCTTGAGCACTGTAATGGAATTGGAATGGTATTTTTgagtattttattttcatttatttttcatttctgGGATGAACAAAACAAGCAAGCTCATTCTATTTTTTTGCttgtttctttttaattttttggaaGGTGGGGAGGGGTAGCTGAAGTTGGAATGGtttgaaaaaaatgaaattttaattatattgttAATTGACTGACAAAATTGATTTGTGGGAGACCTTTATTAGTAATTATCAAAACTTTAGGCCTAATAGAAGGGGGAAAAGGGGAAAACTGAATGAGCCCCCTTTTATGCCTTTGCTCAGGACATTTTATCTGGGTTTTGGGATTTTGGCTTTAGAGCTTCTTTTTCactgttttctttttcttctgaATAAATGTTTAAATTACAGCTGTTAATTTATATATAGATTGCGTTGAATGATGGTCTTTTATTTCTTGAACATGTCTAAACTATTTCTTGGGACCTTTGGATATCAAGCTGCactgcttcttcttctttttttttttttttttttttttttgtgtttgtgtgtgtgtgtgcgtgtaGTGTGTGTGTGGATTCTGTTTGAATGCAATCACTTTATGAAATTTAAACAGATAAGTTCTTTAACTGCTTCTGCATTCTGCACCTTTTTAGTTGTCTGTCAACCACTGTAAAATCCTCTTTTAATTAAAGCTGCTTTCCCTAGTGAAATTGCTTTCACAAGGAGAAGCTAGATTTACTTGAGAGATCCCAATCAAAGATATGCTGTACCAGTGATTAATCTATTTCCTTAATATCCCAGGAAGAAATAAGTGTGTGGATTCATTTTCTTCGTTTGATACAGTATCTTCTTGACTATGTTCAACTATATGATAAGAATGGAAAAGATCATTTGTTGAGTTTTTATATGAGTAATAGTAATTTGCTTTTGAATCTTTGATACATCTTTATTTTTGTTGCTTTTCTCGGTGCATCTTGGTGCAATTCTTAAACTGATGTACTAACCAAGCGGcccggggggggggggtgggtggTGTGGGTTTTGTGGTGCGGTGGTGGGGTATGGGGGATAGTCACCAAGTCTATCTTATGTTGTGTGTGTACTAAATTAGTTCTCTGGAAATTTACACTTGTTTTTGTTGCAGCCACAAAGTATAAGCTTCAGTGATAAATCATGGGCCTTTTCATTAGCTTTGGACTTGAAATCAAGGAATGCTCAATTGCAAAATCGTTACATAATATGCATGTCAGTGCAACAAGCCAGCAGATCTAAGGTTGCAGTTTCACCTTTGGAACTTGAAGATGCCAAAGAACCTCCTTTGAATTTATGCAAGCCCAAGGAACCTTACACCGCAACCATTGTCTCTGTTGAGAGGCTTGTAGGGCCAAAAGCTCCTGGAGAGACCTGCCATATTGTGATTGATCATGGTGGTAATGTTCCTTACTGGGAAGGACAAAGTTACGGTGTTATCCCTCCTGTAAGTTAAATCATTTATCATTCCTTACTCTTTATATACAGTGCTTCTCTTTTATAGTCATGCTTAGCTTTTTGCTCTTAATTGGTCACTTCCTTTTCTGGTGGCATTAGCCAGGGGATATAAAGGACTTTTAATGCTCAAAAGCTCTTTTTAGTCTTTATTGGATGGATGAAAATTGACCAGGGGAAAATTTGCATTCCATATGCTCTTCTTATCAGCATTGTTATCCAATTTGTTTTCCTCACTAGATCACTGCAGCCTTTCTTGTCAACTATTGGTCTCCAGTTTTTGTGGTTGAggatttttgttttttaattCTGATCTAGTTTTGGTGTCCAATCTTGCCAAAGTGTGGTCAAAACCTGCTGCCTTAATCCTCATCTGTTTCCTAGTTTGTGTTGGCATTTTGATGTGCAAATTATGATATTACTTGTACTGAATTTTCACAGCTGATTTTACTAATTGAACATCTGTTTGAATctcagggtgaaaacccaaagaAGCCGGGGGCACCTCACAATGTACGTCTCTATTCAATAGCGTCTACCAGGTACGGAGACAATTGTGATGGCAAGACAGCTACTTTATGTGTTCGTCGTGCTCTCTATTATGATCCTGAGACTGGAAAGGAGGACCCCTCAAAGAGCGGTATATGCAGCAATTTCCTTTGCAACTCAAAGCCTGGGGATAAGGTTCAGATCACTGGTATGGCCCTACTAATGTTTTGGAAAGACTACAAGAATCACTAAAACTCaactactcaactcaactaagcctttatcccaaaaatttggggtcggctatatggattcgctttctccactctgaatgattttgggttaaatcctcagaaatgtgtaatgcttctaggtcatgttgtactattctcctccaggtcaatttaggtctacccatttttttctttctatcctctaacctaacgtgctctacttgtctaactggagcctccgtatatctacgcttcacatgatcaaaccacctcaatctcccttctcttaacttatcttcaattggcactactcctaccttttctctaatattctcattacggattttatctagtctagtatggccactcatccaccttaacattctcatctctgcaactcttatcttagatgcatacgactctttcagtgtccaacactcactaccatataacatagccggtcgtatggctgtacggtaaaattttcctttcaatttattgggaatcttacgatcatataaaactcccatggcacgtctccacttcaaccatccggttttaatcctatgactaacatcctcctcacatcccccatctacttgaaacactgagcctagatatttaaattgattactttgggacagtaccactccattcaaactaactccttcactatcatcagtttggcctttagtgaacttgcaatgcatgtattctgttttcgttctacttaacttaaaactctttaactctagagtacttctccaaagttctagctttctattgactccttttcgtgtctcatctatcagaacaatatcatccgcaaacatcatgcaccaaggaatactctcttgtatatgtttcgtcagttcatttaaaactaatgtaaaaaggttagggtttatggctgatccttggtgtaatccaattgagatcggaaaatctcttgtgtcccctcccactgtgcgcataatagtagttgctccttcatacatatctttcaatacttgtatgtacctaatagatacccttttttgttctaacacattccataagacctctcttggaacactatcataagccttctccaaatcaataaaaaccatgtgtagatctttcttcacatctctatatttctccatcaagcttctaatgagaaagatcgcttccatagttgaacgactgcgcatgaaaccaaattgattgagagatatAGAAGTataatgacgtagtcgatgctccacaactttctcccacaacttcatagtatggctcatgagtttaattcccctatagtttgagcaactttgtatgtctcccttattttttaaaaataggtactaaaatactcttcctccattcatcaagcattttctttgagtttagaattttttaaataatttagttaaccatgccactcccatatctcccaaatacttccacacttcaattggtatttcatcgggtccacaggctttatccgctttcattctcttaagtgcttcctttacttctaaagatctaatccttctagtataattcacattcttttctattgttctataatctatattcacgctattaccattttgagtattattaaagagatctttaaaataatttctctatctttctttaatgtcctcatctttcaccaatacttttccttctttatccttaatgcacctaacttgattgagattttgacatttcttttctctcctccttgctaatctataaatatctttctccccttctttagttttaagtttctcatataacttttcaaaagcctgtgctcttgcttgactaactgccttttttacctctttctttgctatcttgtactgttcatatgcctcattattatcacatttaggtaatttcttataccatccctttttctcttcactgccttttgtacttcctcattccaccaccatctctcttttgagggtggtccatgtcctttagactctccaagtacttttctagttacttctctaatctttgatgccatctgtatccacatatcattggcctccatatccagcttccatacttcggactcgagaagctcatttttgaacttcacttgctttactcctttgaactcccaccactttgttcgagctacactatttcttctgaccttacttgaattgttcctaaacttgacatccaagaccaccaaccgatgttgacttgttaaagcctctcctggaatgaccttgcaatccttgcatagagctctatttgtcttcctggttaagagtaagtcaatttggcttctatgttgcccacttttgaaagtcactaaatgtgactctctttttataaagtaggtatttgctagtattaggtcgtatgccatagcaaaatccaggatgctttttccctcctcattttgactgccaaaaccaaaacctccatgaacattctcataaccttgtctatcacttcctacatgtccattcaaatctccaccaatgaaaacattctcttcatccggtatgctttgcattaaatcatacatatcttcccaaaacctttatttactctcactgtctagtcctatttgtgggggcataagcactaactatatttattgtttctccttctagtactagctttactagtataattctatctcctactcttttcacagctattactgcgtctttcaatgtcctgtctatgattatgcccactccgttcttgtttctctcctttccggtaaaccacagtttgtaccctgaattacccactttcttacttttctctcatactcatttagtctcctgaatgcaagcaatattcaccattctctttttcaaggtatccacaagctccattaattttcctgtaagtgatccaacattccaagtaccaacactTATCCTCTttttatcctgctccttcctaattggtctccttctatgatatcttctattgttttctatgtctatcttgtgttctgttccactatttattctactatctgtcctatggactaacttctttacccacacccgtccatgatgtgggaacccttgctcacttaacaccacacccgggcgccggcatggcgcgtcgctttcggtgaacgccctacatccttgcatatttctcactacacccgggctccgatgtagcgcgtcgttagtagaggacgccccaatgtttatataatttgaatccatatcatagagtgtgacaaaatttttacgctggttgtttcCTACCGCAACCCTTCTCCTTTATCcgagcttgggaccggctaagcgcaaactacttaggcggagttacaaGAATCACTAAATTGtccataatattatattttagttaTCTAATTGTTTACGTTGCGTGTTGTATTGTTACATTTAGTCTGGATTTTACCTTTCTATTCTAGCTAATGAATCAATCAGAATGTGTATGTGATGCTTAATTCTCGCC
Above is a genomic segment from Hevea brasiliensis isolate MT/VB/25A 57/8 chromosome 17, ASM3005281v1, whole genome shotgun sequence containing:
- the LOC110638737 gene encoding ferredoxin--NADP reductase, root-type isozyme, chloroplastic, which produces MAHSAAVSQVSFAAPVGSNSTLRRAVLKPQSISFSDKSWAFSLALDLKSRNAQLQNRYIICMSVQQASRSKVAVSPLELEDAKEPPLNLCKPKEPYTATIVSVERLVGPKAPGETCHIVIDHGGNVPYWEGQSYGVIPPGENPKKPGAPHNVRLYSIASTRYGDNCDGKTATLCVRRALYYDPETGKEDPSKSGICSNFLCNSKPGDKVQITGPSGKIMLLPEDNPNATHIMIATGTGVAPFRGYLHRMFTEDVPTFKFGGLAWLFLGVANTDSLLYDDEFTKFLQDYPGHFRYDKALSREQKNRSGGKMYVQDKIEEYSDEIFKLLDGGAHIYFCGLKGMMPGIQDTLKRVAEQRGESWEQKLSQLKKNKQWHVEVY